AGTCAGAAGGCAGGAACAGTTTATCTAGGTATGCCTTGTGGGACCCAAGGACCCAAGGATTTAGTctggcttttgctgcttttcttcttttaaatattatttttatttgaaaggcagattttcaaaaagaaggagagatacaaaaaaaaaagtttttcatctgatggttcactctctaagtggctacaatggcagaaCTGAGTAGAAGAGCCAACtcttgaagctggaagccaggaaattcttccgggtcttctatgtgggtgcagggccccaaggacttggagcatcttccagtgctttcctaggccattagcagaaagccaggacattaaccagtgctcatacaggatgctggtaccagaggatggaggattagctaatcgCACCATGGCATCAGGcccatcttttgcttcttttccagacacattaacagggagcagtattggaagtagagcagctgggatctgaacttgcacccatatgggatgctggtgttgcagatggtgACTACCTGTTATGAAACAATATCAACCACCAAAGGTAATTTAACGTTAAATTATACCAGGTATCAAGgaaagaaagcatattttacatagATGTATGAACATATGCAAAGGCAAAGAGATGTGAAGTAACACCTTGATTTTCCTGTAGAGtagaatataatatatatgagtGACAGTACCAGCTAAGGGCAAGTGTTGGTTGCACATCAAGTTACTCTATCCCTTGGGTCTCtcccatcccatatcagggtaTCTGAGATTAGTCCTTTCCCTGTTTCAAAACCAGCTTCCTACTATTGTGTACCCTTGGAAGTAGCAGGTTACTGCTCAAATATGTGGTTTCCTGTCACTCAAAATATTTAcacagatggagtccctggctcttggcttcagcctgacccagtcttaGCTGTTGGagtcatttagaaagtgaaccaacaaatggaagttcAGGGTTACGGGAGGAATGGCAGTAGTAGTAAGGCATAATATGATTAAATTTACATATTCATAAGAGCAGTTAGGTAACTGCATGAATGATTTTAAGATGGGAAGTTAAAGCAAAAATTATggagaaaacagaattaagaacACTAGATAAATTAAGTAGTTGTTTCAGGAGGTTGGGGCTTTTAGCACTGTCATCTCCCATAGAAgcgctggttcaagacccagctgctgcacttttgattTAATTCCCTTAAGAGATACCTGGGAACACAGTTTAGGCCCCTGTACACATGTTGAAGAATGGAAGAAGCTTGCTTggtcctggcttcaatctggcacAGCCCCACGTGCTGTGATCAtacggggaatgaaccagtagatggaagatctactacgcctttctctttgcttcccttcttctgtaactctgccttttaaatacatagatttttaaaaagaggcattTTCAGTAAGCATTGCAGATAAAAGCAGAGAGAACAAGATAAGTAGGCAGGAGAGAGTGGCTGGTAAGGAATATAAGTTTGAAATAAGTAAAGGACATTTAATGAGTAATTAATGAGACATAGTGTTTATTTTTAGTGAGAAGGTATTATGATTTGACTTTTATCCCTCTTCCCCCCAAAATATAGATTTAAGTCCTAACTCTCAGTACTTCAGAATGTGATCCTATTAGGAAAAAAGAGCATTGCAGATGCAATTAATGTAATATTGTAGCATGGCGAATCCCTAAACCAATGTGACAGATGTTCCTTTAAGAACATGGCTAGGTAAgaggccctgcggcatggcctagcagataaagaaCATGGCTAGGTGAATACAGGAATCAGAGTGATGCGCAGATTAACCAAAGAACCATGAAGATTATTGAACAGCCTCCAGAACCTAAcaagaggcaggaaaaaaaaaatcccttgaagGCTTTGGAAAAAAACAAGGCCCTGGTAAAACTTTGATATTGGGATTCTGGGTTCCAGACTATCAGACAagaaatttcttttgtttcaaaCAACTATGTTATGGTTCTTCATTATAGCAACTCTGGGAAACTAGTACAGAAGACAAAAGTTACATATAATTCTGGATGACAAAGCCATCAAACATTGAGAATTAAAGTAGTAATAAGAATTCCAGCAGGAAGAAATTCCTCTGatgctttttaatatttattgtctAAGGTAGGTCTAGGACATTGTCACCCAATGTGATAACTAGACCAAATTTACTAAGTTTTACTAGAGATGAAGATGTTGACAAggacaaaagaaaagaatggggcatggcgtgatagcctagtggcttaagtccttacattgcatctgctgggatctcatacagCTACCAGtcacagcccagctgctccactttccattcagctccctgtttgtagcctgggaaagtagtccaagataacccaaagcctggagaccctgtattcacatgggagaactggttcctggttcttggctttggattggttcagctctggccgttgtggccacttgggggagtgaaccagcagatagaagatctctctgtctctctgtctctctgtaaatctgactttccaataaaaataaataagtaatctttttttaaaaaaagaaagaaaaggatggaCATTTAAGGGTAAATGTAAAAAGTTTTGCTGAAGACATTATTTCATCTGAATAAGCAATACTGTGTTTATATGCTAGACTGAAGATTATTTTGACTTTTGTGATGacacactttcaagtaaaatatataattatttattactGGTAAAGGAATTGTTAATATGTGGTGGATAGAATGAATATCCTCTGTATTTATTTTCGAGGTTACAAATATACTATACAATTAATTGCATTCTAATAACATAAATCTATCCTTTAATGCATATGGAATTCCTacttaaatataagaaaaagatgtAATCTGGTTATATTGATTCAAATCTTTGGTATTTTGTTATTTCTATGCTGCTcttcagaagaaaataataatattcacACAGTTTGTTACTATGGGACCAGAATGAACACTTTCTGCTATGATTTAACACAAGTCCTAAAATATGCAGTGATGAAGTGGGGATAAATGCTCATTGTCAAGAACTATGAAGAGTTTGAAACTTTCAAACTTTTTGTAAACTAGCCATTTGGCTTACCAGTGTTTCTTCTCACTTTACTAATAAGACGAGATTCCTGGATCacaaataaagattttattactaATGGCATAGCAACCAGCAGGAGCTTCATACTTAGACCAGTTCCACTTTAACTCACCCTCAAAGACATACAGCAATTCAGTTATATCTGCTCTTTGACTGAAGAGCTCTGGGCTTGGGGAGGAATTATGTTCTTTTGGAATAAGCTTCATGCAAACCTGATAAAATTTTACCAAggagaaacattatttttataaatagacAGTAAACAACAAGTGCTTCAGAAGAAGATGATATCCATACTCTTGAAGGTCATTAATTTATACAAACATGCTTGAAATGCTAGTCTATAATAAATGACAGTTGATTCCTTTGCTGCTAAGAAAGGCAGACACAGGATAGACCCATGGAGAATTGGCTGATGATTATGTTTGTGTTACCAGCTATACCACATATTCATAGAGAAAAAAGTCTAGCACCCTTGGTATTTCAAAACAGAAGACCTAAAAATGAGCATTGAATAAATCCTAATTTTATAGATAAGTTTCCATATAAACAAGGAACATGTAGGTTTAAGTGgtaacatttttgttttgatatAAACTTTGAATCAAAAGAGGTTTTCTTTTTATCAGAATACATGTAACTTATACCACTGTATAGAAGGTGATGAACAGTGTTATGTATTGATCAAAAAGTTCTACATTTAAGACCTTACATGAGGAAAATACTTTCTAATGGTAttttcaatacaataaaattgcCACGATGTTAGTAGTTTATTAACTTCAAAGCCACAAAATGGTAAGCATCCTTGAATAACCTAGGATAAACTCATGCATTAGCTTTCTAAATTGAGGTAGTTCTGTAGAGAAACAGGAATTTGAAGTGAAAGTATTCCATTTGGAAGCATATTGTTGATTAATAGTTGATTCCTGATGGTTGTTCTGCAAATATGGGATAATTCACATGGATCTTTATATCGTGTTGAAGGAATGTAATCCAACCAATTTGAAATAATTGGACGTCTTCCAAGACTTAGCTGTGtctgaagaaaatggaaacattttatttttgtactaCTAACCATTGGATTAGTTCAAAATACTAACATTTTAATTTGTCATTTAAATTCAGAAAATGCAGCTCTTACCTTGAAATATTGTTGGAAAGGAAATCtagatttttaatttacttttagaaCTCATAGCAATATTAATAAGGAGTTTCTGTAAAAGGCATGTATTCAACAAGTAACACTAAAATAAAtcacatttaaatttcaaaattctttcataTTAAGAAAACATAAACTTTGCAAGTAATGAACTACAATTTAATATTATCTGGATTTTGCTTGTTTTAGAAATTAATGTTCAAAGGTTAATTTGTCACTGTTATCTTTAGATTAAAAATTAACTTTGGTCTCAAATTTGCTATTTCACCTTTAATTCATCAGTATTTGTGTTGAAATTCAAAGGCAGTATTTTACTTACCTCTATTTCCTTTATTGAAATGACAGAAAGCACTCTGGAACATAATACTAAACATGTTTTGGCATCTTCCTGGATATCAATCATTTCGTTATCTACCATTATTCTCACTCTTGAAGGGTAGAGCAATATTGTTAAGACAATGTTGAttggatttttctctctttctaaaattCCATATTGTAGGAGTATTTTTAAGATGTTAGACTGTCTTGTCTGAGCTACATAAAGTAGAGGTGTGATGCCATTTAATGGGCTTGGACAGTACACTGGTGTGAAAGTTCTGTgaaccaaacaaaatgaaaattcattgaATAGTATTAACAAATGTGATAAATATTTTGTCTCAGGAATGAGAAAATAATAACATTATCTTAAGTATTAAATGTCTTTAATAACTTCTAAGTGCAACTTTacataaaaaagaattttcattctATGAATCTAGACCAAACCAAAAGAATACTCATAGTAAACATGCTTAATTCTTTTTACGTTTGTGAAAGTAGACAAAAATGATTTGCAATGCCATGCTAGGTATATATTTTTAGTAATAgcaattttgtttcttattttgaaaatccATATTTATTATAACAGTTACAAAACTGGTAAAGCTCCAGAAAATctaaaagagaaaagacagaaatatctatttctcttttttctttactagAATAGGATTACATGAGCTATTTTGATATCTTTTTGTATTATTCTCTATTTCATATTAAATATGAACTTAAATTGAATTTGGTGATAAATGCAAAGAAGTACAGTTACTCTAATTCTCTCTTTGTTTTAATAACATTAGAATTGGTGTTTATAGGCTTAAGAAATATAAATTATGGTAAGAGCCCAAAGTTAAAGGCTTGGACTTCATCTGACATCTTGTTTTTCCTGGTGTCAAATGATGGCTAAATCTGAAAATCTTTTCTCCCttatgaaaaacatgaaaattttatttttccagtgtTGTATAGATCAGTTAATTTATGCTTTCTAGTGTATACCTATAGCAAATGAAATTGTGAGTTTTTCTGGCCTCAAGATCTTATTTTATCAAGCCTAGTTTTGACAATTAACATAGCTTTTCATGTTAAGGGGACAGTTTATTAATGATTCCCATCTCAGTAATTCTCTTGTCTGACCTAATACAAAGCCAATATATTTGTGAAATAACAAAgttcaaaatattgttttttagACAGCTATGCAGAGCAAGGAAAGTATTGTTTGAAAAGGGGACTTCAAGATTCTATGCACTCAAGATGATAGATAatataatataaacaaataaacatagaCTTAAGCAATTGTGGTTGTACATTTTTGTTCTCTTAACCAGCTATGTGATATTAAATAAGTTCTTCACTTCGACTTTCAGTTTccttatacatttatatacaccCCAATTTTTTCAGAATGTACTGAGGAATAGATACTGGCGATGAAAGAACTAACTCTTGGTTATTATAACTAGTAAGAAAAGCAGACAATAGTAATTATAAAAAGTATAAACCAAGGTGATCATTGTTACTATGGAAGT
This window of the Ochotona princeps isolate mOchPri1 chromosome 2, mOchPri1.hap1, whole genome shotgun sequence genome carries:
- the ASB17 gene encoding ankyrin repeat and SOCS box protein 17, with the protein product MSKRSKLCRKTSCPRSNIFCNLIDKIVKRPSLQFLGQWGYHCFEPRIYRTLAKILRYVDLDGFDTLLTDYIAFVEKSVYHFELNFNLEFTEICVNTILYWVFARKGNPDFVELLLKKTKNYAQDRSCNLALIWRTFTPVYCPSPLNGITPLLYVAQTRQSNILKILLQYGILEREKNPINIVLTILLYPSRVRIMVDNEMIDIQEDAKTCLVLCSRVLSVISIKEIETQLSLGRRPIISNWLDYIPSTRYKDPCELSHICRTTIRNQLLINNMLPNGILSLQIPVSLQNYLNLES